A DNA window from Burkholderia sp. HI2500 contains the following coding sequences:
- the ompR gene encoding osmolarity response regulator transcription factor OmpR, translating to MPIMETKNPSKILVVDDDPRLRDLLRRYLGEQGFNVYVAENATAMNKLWVRERFDLLVLDLMLPGEDGLSICRRLRGSNDRTPIIMLTAKGEDVDRIVGLEMGADDYLPKPFNPRELVARIHAVLRRQAPAELPGAPSETTEVFEFGEFSLNLATRTLTKSGQEIPLTTGEFSVLKVFARHPRQPLSREKLMELARGREYEVFDRSLDVQISRLRKLIEPDPGSPRFIQTVWGLGYVFIPDGAA from the coding sequence ATGCCGATCATGGAAACGAAAAACCCCTCCAAGATTCTCGTCGTTGACGACGACCCGCGCCTGCGCGATCTGCTGCGCCGCTATCTCGGCGAGCAGGGTTTCAATGTCTACGTCGCGGAAAACGCGACCGCAATGAACAAGCTCTGGGTACGCGAGCGTTTCGACCTGCTCGTGCTCGACCTGATGCTCCCGGGCGAAGACGGCCTGTCGATCTGCCGCCGCCTGCGCGGCAGCAACGACCGCACGCCGATCATCATGCTCACCGCGAAGGGCGAGGACGTGGATCGCATCGTCGGCCTCGAGATGGGCGCCGACGATTACCTGCCGAAGCCGTTCAACCCGCGCGAACTCGTGGCGCGCATTCATGCGGTGCTGCGCCGCCAGGCGCCGGCCGAACTGCCGGGCGCGCCGTCGGAAACCACCGAGGTGTTCGAGTTCGGCGAGTTCTCGCTGAACCTCGCGACGCGCACGCTGACGAAGTCGGGCCAGGAAATTCCGCTCACCACCGGCGAATTCTCGGTGCTGAAGGTGTTCGCGCGTCATCCGCGCCAGCCGCTGTCGCGCGAAAAGCTGATGGAGCTCGCACGCGGCCGTGAATACGAAGTGTTCGACCGCAGCCTCGACGTGCAGATCTCGCGCCTGCGCAAGCTGATCGAACCGGATCCGGGCAGCCCGCGCTTCATCCAGACTGTCTGGGGCCTCGGCTACGTGTTCATCCCGGACGGCGCCGCCTGA
- a CDS encoding ATP-binding protein: MRIDRRLLQLAFGGLFWRTFLLIALLISVSLAAWFQSFRVIEREPRAQRVALQLVAIVKLTRTALLYSDPDLRRALLQDLESNEGVRVYPREKTDKFKLQPDESLNRLIEHDIRSRLGDDTVIAQSVNDIPGVWISFKIDDDDYWVALDRDQLDNVTGLQWAGWGLFALALSLFGSAFITSLVNRPFSRLALAARQIGSGQTPELLPERGMGVAAETNRSFNQMVRDLEQLEADRALMLAGISHDLRTPLARLRLETEMSPSDQATKDAMVDDIEQMDRIIAAFIDYARPSQRKPEPVDLSSIAQEVAARVSGEDGVEIRTRLAPSAVIEADETDMRRVIGNLVENARKYGQSTQDGVSRITLETRVSHARVELSVSDEGPGIPEDQLPLVMRPFYRVDTARTKADGTGLGMAIVLRLVGRYRGALRLRNRNPEAGLEVTLEFPGAGKARATA, translated from the coding sequence ATGCGTATCGACCGGCGCCTCCTTCAGCTCGCGTTCGGCGGGCTGTTCTGGCGCACCTTCCTGCTGATCGCGCTGCTGATCTCGGTCAGTCTCGCCGCGTGGTTCCAGAGCTTTCGCGTAATCGAGCGCGAGCCGCGTGCGCAGCGCGTGGCTCTCCAGCTCGTCGCGATCGTGAAGCTCACGCGCACCGCCCTGCTCTATTCCGATCCCGATTTGCGGCGCGCGCTGCTGCAGGATCTCGAGAGCAACGAGGGCGTGCGCGTATACCCGCGCGAGAAGACCGACAAGTTCAAGCTGCAGCCCGACGAATCGCTGAACCGCCTGATCGAACACGACATCCGCAGCCGCCTCGGCGACGATACCGTGATCGCGCAGTCGGTCAACGACATTCCCGGCGTGTGGATCAGCTTCAAGATCGACGACGACGATTACTGGGTCGCGCTCGACCGCGACCAGCTCGACAACGTCACGGGCCTGCAGTGGGCCGGCTGGGGGCTGTTCGCGCTCGCGTTGTCGCTGTTCGGCTCCGCGTTCATCACCAGCCTGGTGAACCGGCCGTTCTCGCGGCTCGCGCTCGCCGCGCGGCAGATCGGCTCGGGCCAGACACCCGAGCTGCTGCCCGAGCGCGGGATGGGCGTCGCGGCCGAGACCAATCGCAGCTTCAACCAGATGGTGCGCGACCTCGAGCAGCTCGAAGCCGACCGCGCGCTGATGCTCGCGGGCATCTCGCACGACCTGCGCACGCCGCTCGCGCGGCTGCGGCTCGAAACCGAGATGAGCCCGTCCGACCAGGCGACCAAGGACGCGATGGTCGACGACATCGAGCAGATGGATCGCATCATCGCGGCCTTCATCGACTACGCCCGCCCGTCGCAACGCAAGCCGGAGCCCGTCGATCTGTCGTCGATCGCGCAGGAAGTCGCCGCCCGCGTGTCGGGCGAGGATGGCGTCGAGATCCGCACGCGGCTCGCGCCGAGCGCGGTGATCGAAGCCGACGAGACCGACATGCGCCGCGTGATCGGCAACCTCGTCGAGAACGCGCGCAAGTATGGCCAGAGCACGCAGGACGGCGTGTCGCGCATCACGCTCGAGACGCGCGTGTCGCACGCGCGCGTCGAGCTGTCGGTGAGCGACGAAGGCCCCGGCATCCCCGAGGATCAGCTGCCGCTCGTGATGCGGCCGTTCTACCGCGTCGACACCGCGCGCACCAAGGCGGACGGCACGGGCCTCGGGATGGCGATCGTGCTGCGCCTCGTCGGCCGCTATCGCGGCGCGCTGCGGCTGCGCAACCGCAACCCGGAAGCGGGCCTCGAAGTCACGCTCGAATTCCCCGGCGCCGGCAAGGCGCGTGCGACTGCGTGA
- a CDS encoding peroxiredoxin yields the protein MKTVGDKLEAFTVVAAKPGFNNHEENGQSAFETVTEASFPGKWKIIYFYPKDFTFVCPTEIVEFAKLTKQFEERDAVLLGGSSDNEFVKLAWRREHKDLDKLNHYSFGDVKGELIDQLGVRDKEAGVALRATFIVDPDNTIQHVSVNNLNVGRSPEEVLRILDGLQTDELCPCNRAVGGATL from the coding sequence ATGAAAACCGTGGGCGATAAACTCGAAGCTTTCACCGTCGTAGCCGCGAAGCCGGGCTTCAACAATCACGAGGAAAACGGCCAGTCGGCGTTCGAGACCGTCACCGAAGCGTCGTTCCCGGGCAAGTGGAAGATCATCTACTTCTATCCGAAGGATTTCACGTTCGTGTGCCCGACGGAAATCGTCGAATTCGCGAAGCTCACGAAGCAGTTCGAAGAGCGCGATGCCGTCCTGCTGGGCGGCAGCTCGGACAACGAATTCGTCAAGCTCGCATGGCGCCGTGAGCACAAGGACCTCGACAAGCTGAACCACTACTCGTTCGGCGACGTTAAGGGCGAGCTGATCGACCAGCTCGGCGTGCGCGACAAGGAAGCCGGCGTGGCCCTGCGCGCAACGTTCATCGTCGATCCGGACAACACGATCCAGCACGTTTCGGTGAACAACCTGAACGTCGGCCGCAGCCCGGAAGAAGTCCTGCGGATTCTGGACGGCCTGCAAACGGACGAACTGTGCCCGTGCAACCGTGCAGTCGGCGGCGCAACGCTGTAA
- a CDS encoding carboxymuconolactone decarboxylase family protein, with the protein MEFIDSIKARIPDYAKDIRLNLDGTISRSSLEGTDAVGVALAAAIAAKSTVLIKTIREAGVLSPEETNAVLTAAALMGMNNTWYPYVEMADDADLKTQRAELRMGAYATHGGVDKRKFEMYALAASIVGKCHFCVKSHYALLKNEQGMTVTQLRDVGRIASVINAAAQVIAAEGE; encoded by the coding sequence ATGGAATTCATCGATTCGATTAAGGCACGTATTCCCGACTACGCGAAGGACATTCGCCTGAACCTCGACGGCACGATCTCGCGCTCGTCGCTCGAAGGCACCGACGCGGTGGGCGTCGCGCTGGCTGCGGCCATCGCGGCGAAGAGCACGGTGCTCATCAAGACGATCCGCGAAGCCGGCGTCCTGTCGCCCGAAGAGACGAACGCCGTGCTGACGGCGGCCGCGCTGATGGGGATGAACAACACCTGGTATCCGTATGTCGAGATGGCCGACGATGCCGACCTGAAGACGCAACGCGCCGAGCTGCGGATGGGCGCGTATGCGACGCACGGTGGCGTCGACAAGCGCAAGTTCGAGATGTACGCGCTCGCCGCATCGATCGTCGGCAAGTGCCACTTCTGCGTGAAGTCGCACTATGCGCTGCTGAAGAACGAGCAAGGGATGACCGTCACGCAGCTGCGCGACGTCGGCCGTATCGCGTCGGTGATCAATGCCGCCGCGCAAGTGATCGCCGCAGAAGGCGAATAA
- the ispF gene encoding 2-C-methyl-D-erythritol 2,4-cyclodiphosphate synthase, whose translation MDFRIGQGYDVHQLVEGRPLIIGGVTIPYERGLLGHSDADVLLHAITDALFGAAALGDIGRHFSDTDAAFKGADSRVLLRECAARVKAAGFTIQNVDSTVIAQAPKLAPHIDGMRVNIAADLGLPLDRVNVKAKTNEKLGYLGRGEGIEAQAAALLVKQGG comes from the coding sequence ATGGATTTCAGAATCGGACAAGGCTACGACGTGCACCAGCTCGTCGAGGGGCGCCCCCTCATCATCGGCGGCGTGACGATTCCGTACGAACGCGGCCTGCTCGGCCACTCGGACGCGGACGTGCTGCTGCACGCGATCACCGACGCGCTGTTCGGCGCGGCGGCGCTCGGCGACATCGGCCGCCACTTCTCCGACACGGACGCGGCGTTCAAGGGCGCCGACAGCCGCGTGCTGCTGCGCGAGTGCGCCGCACGCGTCAAGGCTGCCGGCTTCACGATCCAGAACGTCGACAGCACCGTGATCGCGCAGGCGCCGAAGCTGGCGCCGCATATCGACGGGATGCGCGTGAACATCGCGGCCGATCTCGGGCTGCCGCTCGATCGCGTGAACGTGAAGGCGAAGACCAACGAGAAGCTCGGCTATCTGGGCCGTGGCGAAGGGATCGAGGCGCAGGCCGCCGCGCTGCTGGTGAAGCAGGGCGGCTGA
- the ispD gene encoding 2-C-methyl-D-erythritol 4-phosphate cytidylyltransferase: protein MTPRLFALIPCAGTGSRSGSAVPKQYRTLAGRALLHYTLAAFDACSEFAQTLVVLAPDDSHFDARRFAGLRFAVRRCGGGSRQASVLNGLLELAEFGATDHDWVLVHDAARPGITPELIRTLVATLKDDPVGGIVALPVADTLKRVPAGGDAIARTESRDALWQAQTPQMFRIGMLREAILRAQREGHDLTDEASAIEWAGHTPRVVQGSLRNFKVTYPEDFALAEAILARSSNAS from the coding sequence GTGACTCCCCGACTTTTCGCCCTGATTCCCTGTGCCGGCACCGGCAGCCGCTCCGGCTCGGCCGTGCCGAAGCAATACCGCACGCTGGCCGGCCGCGCGCTGCTGCACTACACGCTTGCCGCGTTCGACGCGTGCAGCGAATTCGCGCAGACGCTCGTCGTCCTCGCGCCCGACGATTCCCACTTCGATGCGCGCCGCTTCGCGGGCCTGCGCTTCGCGGTGCGCCGCTGCGGCGGCGGCTCGCGCCAGGCGTCGGTGCTGAACGGGCTGCTCGAACTGGCCGAATTCGGCGCGACCGACCATGACTGGGTGCTGGTGCACGACGCCGCGCGCCCGGGCATCACGCCGGAGCTGATTCGCACGCTCGTCGCGACGCTGAAGGACGATCCGGTCGGCGGCATCGTCGCGCTGCCGGTGGCCGATACGCTCAAGCGCGTGCCGGCCGGCGGCGACGCGATCGCGCGCACCGAGTCGCGCGACGCGCTGTGGCAGGCGCAGACGCCGCAGATGTTCCGCATCGGCATGCTGCGCGAGGCGATCCTGCGCGCGCAGCGCGAAGGGCACGACCTGACCGACGAGGCGAGCGCGATCGAATGGGCCGGCCATACGCCGCGCGTCGTGCAGGGCAGCCTGCGCAATTTCAAGGTCACGTACCCGGAAGATTTCGCGCTCGCGGAAGCGATCCTCGCACGCTCCTCGAACGCTTCCTGA
- the mfd gene encoding transcription-repair coupling factor, which produces MPDNASTPSASPVARVKPGQRFAFDGAHGSADALAIARYLADNRQDVPLLAVICANAVDAQRLSQEIRYFSPDARVRLLPDWETLPYDTFSPHQDLVSERLATLHDLGEGRCDILLVPATTALYRMPPASFMAAYTFAFAQGERLDEAKLKAQLTLAGYEHVSQVVRPGEYCVRGSLIDLYPMGSPLPYRIDLFDDQVDSIRAFDPDTQRSLYPVRDVRLLPGREFPFDEAARTAFRSRWRETFEGDPSRAPIYKDIGNGVPSAGIEYYLPLFFDETATLFHYLPQDAHLVFTGDLEASIRRFTADTKQRHAFLAHDRERPILEPQRLFLSDEDFFAFAKPFARVVLPAQPAGGWATALPELTVDRHADDPLASLRTFVESSGKRVLLTVESAGRRETILQLLAEHHLRPASNDHFAGWLESDARFALGVAPLANGFAVPGEGYAVVTETELYGALGRRTGRRRQEQASNVDAMVRDLSELKVGDPVVHAQHGIGRYMGLVSMDLGEGETEFLHLEYSGDSKLYVPVAQLLVISRYSGADPDSAPLHALGSGQWERAKRKAAQQIRDTAAELLNLYARRAAREGHAFSLDPRDYVKFAESFGFEETPDQAAAIAAVIGDMTSGKPMDRLVCGDVGFGKTEVALRAAFIAVLGGKQVALLSPTTLLAEQHTQTFADRFADWPVRIVELSRFKTTKEVNAAIAQINEGSVDIVIGTHKLLSSDVQFKRLGLVIIDEEHRFGVRQKEALKALRAEVDVLTLTATPIPRTLGMALEGLRDFSVIATAPQKRLAIKTFVRREEESVIREAMLRELKRGGQVYFLHNEVETIENRKAMLEALVPEARIVIAHGQMHERELERVMRDFVAQRANVLLCTTIIETGIDVPSANTIIMHRADKFGLAQLHQLRGRVGRSHHQAYAYLLVHDPQALTKQAQRRLEAIQQMEELGSGFYLAMHDLEIRGTGEVLGDKQSGEIHEIGFQLYTDMLNDAVKALKNGKEPDLTAPLAATTEINLHAPAILPADYCADVQERLSLYKRLANCEHGDAIDGIQEELIDRFGKLPPQAHALVETHRLRIAAKPLGIVKIDASEVAIGLQFEPNPPIDPMRIIEMVQKHRHIKLAGQDKLRIETRSPDLAIRVSTIKETLRALGPKQGAAAAVR; this is translated from the coding sequence ATGCCAGATAACGCTTCCACCCCGTCCGCCTCGCCCGTTGCCCGCGTCAAGCCCGGCCAGCGCTTCGCCTTCGACGGCGCGCATGGTTCCGCCGACGCGCTCGCCATCGCCCGTTATCTCGCCGACAACCGCCAGGACGTGCCGCTCCTCGCGGTGATCTGCGCGAACGCGGTCGACGCGCAGCGGCTCTCGCAGGAAATCCGCTACTTCTCGCCCGACGCGCGCGTGCGCCTGCTGCCGGACTGGGAAACGCTGCCGTACGACACGTTCTCGCCGCACCAGGATCTCGTGTCCGAGCGGCTGGCCACGCTGCACGACCTCGGCGAGGGCCGCTGCGACATCCTGCTCGTGCCCGCAACCACCGCGCTGTACCGGATGCCGCCCGCGTCGTTCATGGCCGCGTACACGTTCGCGTTCGCACAGGGCGAGCGCCTCGACGAGGCGAAGCTGAAGGCGCAGCTCACGCTGGCCGGCTACGAGCACGTGAGCCAGGTCGTGCGGCCCGGCGAATACTGCGTGCGCGGCTCGCTGATCGACCTGTACCCGATGGGCTCGCCGCTGCCGTACCGAATCGACCTGTTCGACGACCAGGTCGACTCGATCCGCGCGTTCGACCCGGACACGCAGCGCAGCCTCTACCCGGTACGCGACGTGCGCCTCCTGCCCGGCCGCGAGTTTCCGTTCGACGAAGCCGCGCGCACGGCCTTCCGCAGCCGCTGGCGCGAGACCTTCGAAGGCGACCCGAGCCGTGCGCCGATCTACAAGGACATCGGCAACGGCGTGCCGTCGGCCGGCATCGAGTACTACCTGCCGCTGTTCTTCGACGAAACCGCCACGCTGTTCCACTACCTGCCGCAGGATGCGCACCTCGTGTTCACCGGCGATCTCGAGGCGTCGATCCGGCGCTTCACGGCCGACACGAAGCAGCGCCATGCGTTCCTCGCGCACGATCGCGAGCGGCCGATCCTCGAGCCGCAGCGCCTGTTCCTGTCCGACGAGGATTTCTTCGCGTTCGCGAAGCCGTTCGCCCGCGTCGTGCTGCCCGCACAGCCGGCCGGCGGCTGGGCGACGGCGCTGCCCGAGCTCACCGTCGACCGCCATGCCGACGATCCGCTCGCGTCGCTGCGCACGTTCGTCGAATCGTCGGGCAAGCGCGTGCTGCTGACGGTCGAATCGGCCGGCCGCCGCGAGACGATCCTGCAACTGCTCGCCGAACACCATCTGCGCCCCGCGTCGAACGACCACTTCGCCGGCTGGCTCGAGAGCGACGCACGTTTCGCGCTCGGCGTCGCGCCGCTCGCGAACGGCTTCGCGGTGCCGGGCGAAGGCTACGCGGTCGTCACCGAAACCGAGCTGTACGGCGCCCTCGGCCGCCGCACGGGCCGCCGCCGGCAGGAACAGGCGAGCAACGTCGACGCGATGGTGCGCGACCTGTCGGAGCTGAAGGTCGGCGACCCGGTCGTCCACGCACAGCACGGCATCGGCCGCTACATGGGCCTCGTGTCGATGGATCTCGGCGAAGGCGAAACCGAATTCCTGCATCTCGAATACTCGGGCGACAGCAAGCTCTACGTGCCGGTCGCGCAGTTGCTCGTGATCTCGCGCTACAGCGGCGCCGATCCCGACAGCGCGCCGCTGCACGCGCTCGGCTCCGGCCAGTGGGAACGCGCGAAGCGCAAGGCCGCGCAGCAGATCCGCGATACCGCCGCCGAGCTGCTGAACCTCTACGCACGCCGCGCGGCCCGCGAAGGCCATGCGTTCTCGCTCGATCCGCGCGACTACGTGAAGTTCGCGGAAAGCTTCGGCTTCGAGGAAACGCCCGACCAGGCGGCCGCCATTGCCGCCGTGATCGGCGACATGACGAGCGGCAAGCCGATGGACCGCCTCGTGTGCGGCGACGTCGGCTTCGGCAAGACCGAGGTGGCGCTGCGCGCCGCGTTCATCGCGGTGCTGGGCGGCAAGCAGGTCGCGCTGCTGTCGCCGACCACGCTGCTCGCCGAGCAGCACACACAGACCTTCGCCGATCGCTTCGCGGACTGGCCGGTGCGCATCGTCGAGCTGTCGCGCTTCAAGACCACGAAGGAAGTCAACGCCGCGATCGCGCAGATCAACGAAGGCAGCGTCGACATCGTGATCGGCACGCACAAGCTGCTGTCGTCGGACGTGCAGTTCAAGCGCCTCGGCCTCGTGATCATCGACGAGGAACACCGCTTCGGCGTGCGCCAGAAGGAAGCGCTGAAGGCGCTGCGCGCGGAAGTCGACGTGCTGACGCTCACCGCGACGCCGATCCCGCGCACGCTCGGGATGGCGCTCGAAGGGCTGCGCGATTTCTCGGTGATTGCGACCGCACCGCAGAAGCGGCTCGCGATCAAGACCTTCGTGCGCCGCGAGGAGGAAAGCGTGATCCGCGAGGCGATGCTGCGCGAACTGAAGCGCGGCGGCCAGGTGTACTTCCTGCACAACGAGGTCGAGACGATCGAGAACCGCAAGGCGATGCTCGAGGCGCTCGTACCCGAAGCACGCATCGTGATCGCGCACGGCCAGATGCACGAACGCGAACTCGAACGGGTGATGCGCGATTTCGTCGCGCAGCGCGCGAACGTGCTGCTGTGCACGACCATCATCGAGACCGGCATCGACGTGCCGAGCGCGAACACGATCATCATGCATCGCGCGGACAAGTTCGGCCTCGCGCAGCTTCACCAGCTGCGTGGCCGCGTCGGCCGCTCGCACCACCAGGCGTATGCGTACCTGCTGGTCCACGATCCGCAGGCGCTGACCAAGCAGGCGCAGCGCCGGCTCGAAGCGATCCAGCAGATGGAGGAACTCGGTTCGGGCTTCTATCTCGCGATGCACGACCTCGAGATCCGCGGCACCGGCGAAGTGCTCGGCGACAAGCAGTCCGGTGAGATCCACGAGATCGGCTTCCAGCTCTATACCGACATGCTGAACGACGCGGTGAAGGCGCTGAAGAACGGCAAGGAGCCCGACCTCACCGCCCCGCTCGCCGCGACGACGGAAATCAACCTGCATGCGCCGGCGATCCTGCCGGCCGACTACTGCGCGGACGTGCAGGAGCGGCTGTCGCTGTACAAGCGGCTCGCGAACTGCGAACACGGCGACGCGATCGACGGCATCCAGGAAGAGCTGATCGACCGCTTCGGCAAGCTGCCGCCGCAGGCGCACGCGCTCGTCGAGACGCACCGGCTGCGGATCGCCGCGAAGCCGCTCGGCATCGTGAAGATCGATGCGAGCGAGGTCGCGATCGGGCTGCAGTTCGAGCCGAATCCGCCGATCGATCCGATGCGGATCATCGAGATGGTGCAGAAGCATCGGCACATCAAGCTCGCGGGCCAGGACAAGCTGCGCATCGAGACGCGCTCGCCCGATCTCGCGATCCGCGTGTCGACGATCAAGGAAACGCTGCGCGCGCTCGGACCCAAGCAGGGAGCGGCTGCCGCGGTGCGCTGA
- the argE gene encoding acetylornithine deacetylase has translation MSTLDATAPSAAPQGEASLVSLPWIKQLVSMDTTSRVPNLGLIETVRDALAAKGIASTITHDPREGWANLFATVPAHDGSTNGGIVLSGHTDVVPVDGQQWDSNPFAPEIRDGRLYGRGTCDMKGFIGAALALLPEMQATKLAKPIHFALSYDEEIGCAGAPLMIADLVKRGVQPSGCIVGEPTSMRPIIAHKGINAYRCCVRGHAAHSSLTPKGLNAIEYAARLICHIRDIADRFRAEGPFDELYDVPFTTAQTSTIQGGNAINTVPAECRFDFEFRNLPTLDPEQIFTRIEAYARDTLLPQMLREHPNAAIEFSKIAAAPGLDATEQAAITQLVRALTADQDKRKVAYGTEAGLFERAGIPSVVCGPGNIEQAHKPNEYVELAQLAGCEQFLRKFIRSMSVDAH, from the coding sequence ATGTCCACTCTCGACGCGACAGCGCCGTCCGCCGCACCCCAAGGCGAAGCGTCGCTCGTCAGCCTGCCCTGGATCAAGCAACTGGTGTCGATGGACACGACGAGCCGCGTGCCGAACCTCGGCCTGATCGAAACGGTGCGTGACGCGCTCGCCGCGAAAGGCATCGCATCGACGATCACGCACGATCCGCGTGAAGGCTGGGCGAACCTGTTCGCCACCGTGCCCGCGCACGACGGCTCGACGAACGGCGGCATCGTGCTGTCCGGGCATACCGACGTCGTGCCGGTCGACGGCCAGCAATGGGACAGCAACCCGTTCGCGCCGGAGATCCGCGACGGCCGCCTGTACGGCCGCGGCACCTGCGACATGAAGGGCTTCATCGGCGCCGCTCTCGCGCTGCTGCCCGAGATGCAGGCGACGAAGCTCGCGAAGCCGATCCATTTCGCGCTGTCCTATGACGAGGAAATCGGCTGCGCGGGCGCGCCGCTGATGATTGCGGATCTGGTCAAGCGCGGCGTGCAGCCGTCCGGCTGCATCGTCGGCGAGCCGACCAGCATGCGGCCGATCATCGCGCACAAGGGCATCAATGCCTACCGCTGCTGCGTGCGCGGCCACGCGGCGCATTCGTCGCTGACGCCGAAGGGGCTGAACGCGATCGAGTATGCGGCGCGCCTCATCTGCCACATCCGCGACATCGCCGACCGCTTTCGCGCCGAAGGCCCGTTCGACGAACTGTACGACGTGCCGTTCACGACCGCGCAGACGAGCACGATCCAGGGCGGCAACGCGATCAACACGGTGCCGGCCGAGTGCCGCTTCGACTTCGAGTTCCGCAACCTGCCGACGCTCGATCCCGAGCAGATCTTCACGCGCATCGAAGCGTATGCACGGGACACGCTGCTGCCGCAGATGCTGCGCGAGCATCCGAATGCCGCGATCGAGTTCTCGAAGATCGCCGCGGCGCCCGGCCTCGACGCCACCGAACAGGCCGCGATCACGCAGCTCGTGCGCGCGCTGACGGCCGACCAGGACAAGCGCAAGGTCGCGTACGGCACCGAGGCCGGCTTGTTCGAACGCGCGGGCATCCCGAGCGTCGTGTGCGGGCCCGGCAACATCGAGCAGGCGCACAAGCCGAACGAATATGTCGAGCTCGCGCAGCTCGCCGGCTGCGAACAGTTCCTGCGCAAGTTCATCCGCAGCATGTCGGTCGACGCACACTGA
- a CDS encoding threonine/serine dehydratase, with product MSTEQQGAAHTTIDGEPIPTLDEIAAQHFALSPWVARTPVFERADLPSLEGTHVNFKFELLQVSGSFKARGAFTHLLALDEARRNAGVTCVSAGNHAPAVAYAAMRLGSSAKVVMFHTASPSRIAQCKQYRAEVVLAGSASQAFDLVRRIEAEEGRFFIHPFNGYHTILGTATLGYEWATQTPDLDAVIVPIGGGGLAAGMATALRLANPRVHVYGVEPEGADAMSRSFAANHTIKMSAMQTIADSLMAPHTEEYSYQLCRRHVDRIVTVSDDALRAAMLFLFSQLKLSVEPACAAALAALLGPLRETLQGKRVGVLLSGTSTDPATLGMHLAHATLQH from the coding sequence ATGTCGACTGAACAACAGGGCGCCGCCCATACGACGATCGACGGCGAGCCGATCCCGACGCTCGATGAAATCGCCGCGCAGCATTTCGCGCTGTCGCCGTGGGTCGCGCGCACGCCCGTGTTCGAACGCGCCGACCTGCCATCGCTTGAAGGCACGCACGTCAACTTCAAGTTCGAGCTGCTGCAGGTCAGCGGCAGCTTCAAGGCGCGCGGCGCATTCACGCACCTGCTCGCGCTCGACGAGGCGCGCAGGAACGCCGGCGTCACCTGCGTATCGGCCGGCAATCACGCGCCGGCCGTCGCGTACGCGGCGATGCGGCTCGGCAGCAGCGCCAAGGTCGTGATGTTCCATACCGCAAGCCCGTCGCGCATCGCGCAGTGCAAGCAGTACCGCGCGGAAGTCGTGCTGGCCGGCAGCGCATCGCAGGCATTCGATCTGGTCCGGCGGATCGAGGCCGAGGAAGGCCGCTTCTTCATCCATCCGTTCAACGGCTATCACACGATCCTCGGCACCGCGACGCTCGGCTACGAATGGGCGACCCAGACGCCTGACCTCGACGCGGTGATCGTGCCGATCGGCGGCGGCGGGCTCGCGGCCGGCATGGCGACCGCGCTGCGGCTCGCGAATCCGCGTGTGCACGTGTACGGCGTCGAGCCGGAAGGCGCCGATGCGATGAGCCGCAGCTTCGCGGCGAATCACACGATCAAGATGAGCGCGATGCAGACGATCGCCGATTCGCTGATGGCGCCGCATACCGAGGAATACAGCTACCAGCTGTGCCGGCGCCACGTCGACCGCATCGTCACCGTGTCCGACGACGCGCTGCGGGCCGCGATGCTGTTCCTGTTCTCGCAGCTGAAACTGTCGGTCGAACCGGCTTGCGCGGCTGCGCTGGCCGCCCTGCTCGGCCCGCTGCGCGAAACGCTGCAGGGCAAGCGCGTCGGCGTGCTGCTGTCGGGCACCAGTACCGACCCGGCCACACTCGGCATGCATCTCGCGCACGCGACACTGCAGCACTGA
- a CDS encoding DUF3574 domain-containing protein has translation MRPLAACAMAIALLAGCAAPPSPVVDAPPACTQPGENRMLQADLLFGRDITGRGPVTDAERAAFLADTVTPRFPDGLTYWDTHGQWRDQTSGGITREDSFVIRIIADDTPDTRTRLAAIRQAYMQRFHQQSVGMTVVPACASF, from the coding sequence ATGCGGCCGCTGGCCGCCTGCGCCATGGCGATCGCCCTGCTCGCCGGTTGCGCGGCACCGCCGTCGCCCGTCGTCGACGCCCCCCCGGCCTGCACGCAGCCCGGCGAAAACCGCATGCTGCAGGCCGACCTGCTGTTCGGGCGCGACATCACGGGGCGCGGCCCCGTCACCGATGCGGAGCGCGCGGCATTCCTCGCCGACACGGTCACACCACGGTTCCCCGACGGCCTCACCTACTGGGACACACACGGCCAGTGGCGCGACCAGACAAGCGGCGGGATCACGCGCGAAGACAGCTTCGTGATCCGTATCATCGCCGACGATACGCCCGATACGCGCACGCGGCTCGCCGCGATCCGGCAAGCGTATATGCAGCGCTTTCACCAGCAATCGGTCGGCATGACGGTCGTGCCGGCCTGCGCATCGTTCTGA